Proteins encoded by one window of Streptomyces clavuligerus:
- a CDS encoding ABC transporter ATP-binding protein, which yields MTTMPIAHRATAVAARATELSKVYGEGETQVVALDRVSVDFRQAEFTAIMGPSGSGKSTLMHCVAGLDSFSSGSVRIGETELGSLKDKQLTQLRRDKIGFIFQAFNLLPTLTALENITLPMDIAGRKPDRRWLNSVIEMVGLSGRLSHRPTQLSGGQQQRVAVARALASQPEIIFGDEPTGNLDSRSGAEVLGFLRNSVRELGQTVVMVTHDPVAASYADRVVFLADGRIVDEMEHPTADAVLDRMKAFDAKGRTS from the coding sequence GTGACCACCATGCCCATCGCACACCGCGCCACCGCCGTGGCCGCCCGCGCCACGGAACTGTCCAAGGTGTACGGGGAGGGCGAGACCCAGGTGGTGGCCCTGGACCGGGTCAGCGTCGACTTCCGGCAGGCCGAGTTCACCGCGATCATGGGGCCCTCGGGCTCCGGCAAGTCGACCCTGATGCACTGCGTCGCCGGGCTCGACAGCTTCAGCTCGGGCTCCGTCCGGATCGGCGAGACCGAGCTGGGCTCCCTCAAGGACAAGCAGCTCACCCAGCTCCGCCGGGACAAGATCGGCTTCATCTTCCAGGCGTTCAACCTGCTCCCCACGCTCACCGCGCTGGAGAACATCACGCTCCCGATGGACATAGCCGGCCGCAAGCCCGACCGCCGGTGGCTGAACTCCGTGATCGAGATGGTCGGGCTCTCCGGGCGGCTGAGCCACCGGCCCACGCAGCTCTCCGGCGGTCAGCAGCAGCGCGTCGCCGTCGCCCGCGCCCTCGCCTCCCAGCCGGAGATCATCTTCGGTGACGAGCCCACCGGAAACCTGGACTCCCGCTCCGGCGCCGAGGTCCTCGGCTTCCTCCGCAACTCGGTGCGCGAGCTGGGCCAGACCGTGGTGATGGTCACCCACGACCCCGTCGCCGCCTCCTACGCCGACCGGGTGGTCTTCCTGGCGGACGGCCGGATCGTCGACGAGATGGAGCACCCCACCGCCGACGCGGTGCTCGACCGCATGAAGGCGTTCGACGCCAAGGGCCGGACGAGCTGA